One Argentina anserina chromosome 6, drPotAnse1.1, whole genome shotgun sequence genomic window, GTAAATAGGCTAAATATGTGTAACAGtttttttaatagaaactTGGACCTATTCAACTGCTCTAGATTCTCACCATTTTCCTCAATGGAAAGGTAAACGAAACATGGGTGATGAATGGTTGCTTTATGCTGACGAAAAGACATTACAGTGCTCATTTGTTTTCTTCCACTAAATACAGAAGAACACTGAGTCACGGTCTCATGGCCATGTGAATTTTATCTTACCAAACTCGTCTCTATATTATCATTCTGAATTGAATCTCTAACCAAAACTTGGCCTTGATACGTGTTTGCTCTAGCAGCACATTGTTTTAGAATAGTGTTTGACGTAATGGATTGATAATGTAGATTGATCATGATTAGCGTACTAGAGACAAGCTACGTACAAAATTATGTATATGGATTCTGTACATAATCATATTCTTGTTTGCTACTAGAAATGAGGCATGTAAATAATAGCATGTTACACTGTCCAACAACTCTTAAACTAATCAGAACCATTGACTCTCTCCTAGTCTCCTACTAATTAGTTTAATCAATTTCCATGCCAGTTCCCATCCCAGTGACTCAGTCAGTGCCTCTCTTGCGGACCAGGACATTCAGCCCGCCGGCCATGTGGGCCGTCAGGCGGGGCACGAAAACCGGCTCGTCGGAATCCACCGGTCTGATCTTGAACCGTTTGAGAACGGAAGCCAGCACATACTTCATCTGAGCAAAAGCCATCTCCTTCCCAAGACAAACCCTTGGACCTGCTTGAAAAACTGGCAACTTGTATGGGCATACCTTTTTCAGCTCTGATCTCGCCTCCTTGTCCGGCTCGAGAAACCACCGGTCCGGCTTGAATTCTAGCCGGTCCTTTCCCCACAGCGACTCCATTCTTCCCATCCCGTAGGGAAAATAGGTCACTCTATCTCCGACCCGGACATGAGTTCCATCAGGCAACAAGTCATCGACTTTGGCATGTTTCGAGTCCCAAGCCACTGGTGGAAAGAGCCTCATGGACTCAAAAAGACATGCCTTTAACAATCTGAAATCGAATGACTCAAAATCCATCGTTGTTTGATTGTCTTCAATCTCTTTCACCAAATCTTCCTCTACATTTTGATGGCGGGAAAGCAACCAGAAGAGCCACGTCATGGCTGCTGAAGTTGTGTCCCTCCCCGCCATTATAAAGCTTATTACCATGTCCCTTGTCACCTCGTCTTCCTGTCCCGCCATAATCAACCGAGTTAGAAGATCTTGATCTTGATCCAGAATACTCCCTGAACTCTTATGGTGATCAAGTTTCTGCTTCCTCGTCTCTATTATGTCCATTACATAGGCATGTACTTCTTTCACCGCGACTTTAAGCTTCTGCTCCGAACCAATCCCAAGCCATCTCTTAATCTTCCAGATTATGAACACAGGCGCAGCCCCACGCATTGCAGAGATCTGCGACGCCGTGTCGAAAGCCCGTGTGAGTGGTGGAAGGGGCGAAGAGGGATCCAGAGAGCACCTCTCAACCCCCAAAAACACCTTGCAAATCACATTGAACGCGAATCTCCTCAGCAACTCCTGCAAGTCTACAACTTCTCCTTTCATTGCCAGTGACTCCATCAATGGCAATAAACCCTTTTCAACTTCTTCTTCCAAGCTATTCATGAAGTGCTCACGCAAAGATTTGGTACTGAACTCGTGACTGGCTAATTTCCGCTGCGTGCGCCAAAGCTCGCCGTCCACATTGAATATCCCACATCCAAGAAAGTCTCCAAGTATTTCAGTGAAGGGTTTCCCTTTTGGGAAATTGTTGAAGTTGGTTTTCAGGATATACTCGACGTTTTCCGGGTTGGCTGTGACTATGGTCCGTCGTGCACCAAGCCGGCTCACTACGATGGTGCTGGTGGCCGAGTCCGCAAGGAGTTCGGTGTACCAGTCCAGTAGCCTGGAGCGGTTTTGGTAAAATGAGACAA contains:
- the LOC126801283 gene encoding cytochrome P450 94B3 translates to MEAIMLLFTHPLFFVFLSMILYFLVQVSSGKFRPQIYEFSGPPSHPLIGCFVSFYQNRSRLLDWYTELLADSATSTIVVSRLGARRTIVTANPENVEYILKTNFNNFPKGKPFTEILGDFLGCGIFNVDGELWRTQRKLASHEFSTKSLREHFMNSLEEEVEKGLLPLMESLAMKGEVVDLQELLRRFAFNVICKVFLGVERCSLDPSSPLPPLTRAFDTASQISAMRGAAPVFIIWKIKRWLGIGSEQKLKVAVKEVHAYVMDIIETRKQKLDHHKSSGSILDQDQDLLTRLIMAGQEDEVTRDMVISFIMAGRDTTSAAMTWLFWLLSRHQNVEEDLVKEIEDNQTTMDFESFDFRLLKACLFESMRLFPPVAWDSKHAKVDDLLPDGTHVRVGDRVTYFPYGMGRMESLWGKDRLEFKPDRWFLEPDKEARSELKKVCPYKLPVFQAGPRVCLGKEMAFAQMKYVLASVLKRFKIRPVDSDEPVFVPRLTAHMAGGLNVLVRKRGTD